A genomic region of Bactrocera dorsalis isolate Fly_Bdor chromosome 3, ASM2337382v1, whole genome shotgun sequence contains the following coding sequences:
- the LOC105229121 gene encoding zinc finger protein 40 isoform X3, which produces MEAATTTTTTTKHYNKTTKLQNNHHRATERRGTYRTQGGEAQANASDNVKVPKQTAKQAKAAAAAAQRAAALAAYTATETVVSGSTGKATAGGAKDPLAIGNEAAVVIQGNNKSARVREARGEQKTVVKSETATTNVSNNNNNNTTTATSSSSHNSNNKHSDTSNSSLSKSNFTLSQNELARKSEKSQQQQQQQQNVNNSSDMTATAKTAETTGQGAAPVPAPAAEPNTWNNARYLHKKFKRLASTTDVDSLVADSQRVNAAGSSASSEAGSEVAPTRTTSLSSAASTSSISPPPATTPTPTAATNAQSTAPTANAAFVQSAIAALPLTNGHAHVAAAPAVATAEQSNYNNNAHSVKYSGATAQSSNHSESNNNDSISAAQQLEAEQIPQTLSHIYENQQSQQNNGGNSNASTGRYVCPYCNLNCTKPSVLQKHIRAHTNERPYPCDICGIAFKTNSNYYKHCRSRSHAARKRGIAVPISADDGLFGGSDQEGDPELSNSSSDVLSRTASPLEDLSTTSSPVVMSTTATAANTLTPQQLQQLQQQQQKQTQLQQQQQIVLAIQQQQQLQQASAAQSTHVALPSAPSPSSLSSAKSAYLQQPAQQQPQQLPLGSPAAGTLPPPQSQTTNATTITAVTTTSKQAAAATELKPYKPKFHNAAFYATTKEAAAAVAAGMPPGLLQPLPLQQSPHQQLPQAPPHNMPPATHLAMLPQAPAPPPAPTAVHHPSLSPSTQVKLSNHINTHQLQLQLQQPQQPHALHVLPPPLNAGIPLHHVAAMSPKSAGPRPDLVNAAAAVAAANMGYLPGTRMIYPGGIDLPPEALHMMTADKRQKLHFQYKWLEQELQQHFHKLSQQQQQQLQHMSPSQLTAHAPPAPTTVLKPTATLPVHARATSAANAQHVSAAPTAGMQQMTASAPLPGAQQTPLQYFSNTGGGGMVSAASSTTSNTTASISTGILHSNISNAAASGTNKVADLVQEHITKLISQNEAIVENKAVLLQKKYPKGLNRSRSFTNNGGGNNSGAAATSTGTAGGSNVSLVATTAVGSDSATNARLAQAIVQKQQQQQLQQQLQQQQHYQQQFQQQLMAGSQAMQMPPPSQQQQQQHIAQLRLEEQHQQHQLQLQQQQQQQHHMQPNGISKNLMSMSSATKSSGISGPMPQHLQTLHSQPQRHPTTSAYRQQQLSTALPPETQRPTPSPTSKDNMNAMQQISAAANSNALPLNLSAKPKPRQEEQADTIPASNLATTTPSNTPRKRQSIENQMSNSSNDGSTNSSMVTAPPAVSSGTANAKQPTNVSIIKNLLLNARGLAKPTGEGEDAVYNCPLCSNTFRTAEDLQLHNSTYCQGAASAPISPVSSPSYLHFRSNSMTLNLPELKNTILSSQNPLPLAKLAWYQLRTKPSSLVLSRLSASQAGSSKATTTTTTSATSTAPTSSTSSNSVANCVASPRSTPPNGPPANLTLPDPNIVRLIDAPLPSPGPLLGKTPLVDFGNTSETRKSSEDVIITKMHEDRQFETHTSAKRAKLASESNEIFSLNQTSTSSGSGVMAATSSKRLTINSISGGDIQLLPNTSTSDLSKKEERMRRFTSSGGCIIPLSECSDVDKSTKMIRTPLLSGGSFQEVSPKPKDKENKSGIALPFPNSSAFTSKLSLVGLGLPTNGPQHFHQFSINPITAFNPLTLPPLQSMTGSGEKIIPHVPGIPGPNSLTPQLPPPQHLQLPQPVPQLLTAGRSLSPNRKKTQSPLLIANSVSPKSMTMSSQENLKSASPFRSAQNAPNEFERATGMRAARNWNSQAAAGSTSKPNSLDVPKKPFNFTRMADNISPRKGGSANVPKSSPPEGEVRHFNFDHLTKDVETGTSTPANSALTPLHVDISASAASGNSNSSEPTDAERKKSKFLRPTSLPLKPGTFTPKRHHGITPNANTLPLISPETPRQSKSCVQLYLNGHAYTYLGLKCSTKMFYCTVNCPQASYVAGAQKLSMYSVWKVCAENNPHPLGFKPKLVMSLYDSRQKSSTSTMAGMNKLPYTLVVSQQTVMTPFENNQGQYLHHQLKQISLNTNTTESADQLKKISAGSSGSSSGSSGSADGSSKKEPSASQMLVGGYESHEDYTYIRGRGRGRYVCSECGIRCKKPSMLKKHIRTHTDVRPYTCKHCNFSFKTKGNLTKHMQSKTHFKKCLELGINPGPMPADGEFLEPEPEFDQQSTTSAGGRTSSIPGESDSDDYSDNESESSGRHTDESKSRLLEHEAARGLLSLSMTPPIGQSISPHPKTEPYPYQQHGERVETAAMSFVGQTSMATTAVTTTCASTGSTHPTGIKRVISFSSPKPPFDYQKQEQYYSNPEESKPKPNNNAAAASYESAPIDLTKPRAAVSVTSSSVTASTAAVQLSNTALAEEYSGSTAVPLSGPPVQTQAQIRDVIFGNSNNESGFLKTLISVSDKVRSSTEMLENYKNGDELSQAYQYHKAFQYHKIKQIQMNQSFPDAVNVNAINQNLASTTNMSTVSVAGAGANIALTTTATASSGVRISESIATTVLTNDTTDATDSPPNKSSAATSNKVEREKNTTELQVPTIEVNAAPTEESKSEQTVAPATAATAASTNKVNVSSSNATNTKPIPTKSNVPAACKSSDEGEDSEYISDQEQPAAGHTAKRSRNVSNTASNNNTTNTESHNAKLPAVVAQPGTTDFTGVLSAPGRTVVVGEDGLKKSGNNEIQPVYRVRMSPDGRPVCKVCTKTFQTQGQLSLHMNIHYMERKFRCEPCGVSFRTQGHLQKHERAEAHKNKVMMTSTFGVPTTSNPRPFECTDCKIAFRIHGHLAKHLRSKTHVQKLECLQKLPFGTYAEIERAGISLTEIDTSDCENSLISLKTLAQKLIEKDPNKLGSYTTPSGMSVGSGLSGASGAMGESAGISNNHSAIVSQDSASEDDFSAATIAAATAIASLDNDSATNTPKRTNSTSEDEAIASGLNNNLKRRLPGNFSNGEESDNPTESASSEKRARVSSLSSIGAASATAAVGSPASITSSNASSNN; this is translated from the exons ATGGAagctgccacaacaacaactacaacaacaaaacactataataaaacaacaaaattacaaaacaatcATCATCGTGCCACAGAACGACGCGGCACATATCGCACGCAAGGCGGCGAAGCGCAAGCAAATGCCAGCGATAACGTCAAAGTGCCGAAGCAGACAGCCAAGCAGGCAAAggcggcagcagcagctgcaCAACGCGCCGCAGCACTGGCTGCTTACACGGCAACGGAGACAGTAGTCAGCGGCAGCACTGGCAAGGCGACGGCTGGCGGTGCCAAAGATCCACTTGCGATTGGCAACGAGGCAGCGGTGGTCATACAAGGCAACAACAAGTCGGCACGTGTCAGGGAAGCTAGAGGAGAGCAAAAGACTGTTGTAAAATCGGAAACAGCCACAACAAATgttagtaataacaacaacaacaatacaaccaCCGCCACTAGCAGTAGCagccacaacagcaacaacaaacacagtgATACTAGTAACAGTAGTTTAAGCAAAAGTAATTTTACCTTAAGTCAAAATGAGTTGGCGCGCAAAAGTGAAAAatcacagcagcaacaacaacaacagcaaaatgtCAACAATAGTAGTGATATGACAGCAACAGCTAAAACAGCGGAGACAACAGGCCAAGGCGCAGCGCCAGTGCCGGCGCCCGCCGCCGAGCCGAATACCTGGAATAACGCACGGTATTtacacaaaaagttcaaacgcctCGCCAGCACCACAGATGTGGACAGCCTGGTGGCGGACAGTCAGCGCGTCAATGCCGCGGGCAGTAGCGCGAGCAGTGAGGCAGGCAGTGAGGTGGCGCCAACGCGCACCACCTCGCTGTCTTCAGCGGCGTCGACGAGCTCAATATCGCCGCCACCGGCCACAACACCCACACCCACAGCAGCGACGAACGCGCAAAGCACAGCGCCAACCGCCAACGCCGCTTTTGTACAAAGTGCCATTGCCGCGTTGCCATTGACGAATGGACATGCGCACGTGGCGGCGGCACCGGCTGTTGCAACAGCAGAACAGTCAAACTACAATAACAATGCGCATAGTGTTAAGTATAGCGGCGCGACTGCACAAAGCAGCAACCACAGTGAGAGCAATAACAATGATAGCATCAGCGCGGCGCAGCAGCTGGAAGCAGAGCAAATACCGCAAACTTTGTCGCACATTTATGAGAATCAACAGAGCCAGCAGAATAACGGTGGCAATAGCAATGCCAGCACGGGACGCTATGTGTGTCCCTATTGCAATTTGAATTGTACAAAACCGTCGGTGCTGCAGAAGCACATACGCGCGCACACCAACGAACGTCCCTACCCGTGCGACATCTGCGGCATCGCATTCAAAACGAACAGCAATTACTACAAGCATTGCCG ATCGCGTTCGCACGCTGCGCGGAAACGCGGTATTGCGGTGCCTATAAGCGCCGATGATGGGCTGTTCGGCGGCTCCGATCAGGAAGGCGATCCGGAATTGAGCAACAGCAGCTCAGATGtg TTAAGTCGCACCGCTTCGCCGCTAGAAGATCTAAGCACCACATCATCGCCTGTGGTAATGAGCACTACGGCGACCGCAGCCAACACGCTTACTCCGCAACAACTgcagcagctgcagcaacagcaacaaaagcagacgcaactgcaacagcaacaacaaattgttttggcaatacaacaacagcagcagctgcagcaaGCAAGCGCCGCGCAATCAACGCATGTCGCGCTACCATCCGCACCCTCACCATCTTCGCTTTCGTCAGCGAAAAGCGCCTACTTGCAACAGCCCGCGCAGCAACAACCGCAACAATTACCGCTGGGGTCACCAGCTGCTGGCACATTGCCGCCACCGCAGTCGCAGACAACAAATGCCACCACAATTACTGCCGTCACCACGACGTCTAAACAGGCCGCCGCCGCCACCGAGCTTAAACCTTACAAACCGAAATTTCACAATGCGGCGTTTTACGCGACGACTAAGGAAGCAGCCGCCGCTGTCGCAGCTGGCATGCCGCCCGGTCTGCTGCAACCCTTGCCACTACAACAGTCGCCACACCAGCAACTACCACAAGCACCACCACACAATATGCCGCCTGCTACACACCTAGCTATGCTGCCGCAAGCGCCAGCGCCACCACCAGCGCCAACTGCGGTGCATCATCCATCGCTGTCACCCAGCACACAAGTGAAGCTGAGCAATCACATCAACACACATCAGTTACAGTTGCAGCTGCAGCAGCCACAACAACCGCACGCGCTACACGTACTACCGCCGCCGCTCAATGCGGGCATACCGCTGCATCACGTGGCGGCCATGTCGCCGAAAAGCGCCGGGCCGCGTCCTGACTTGGTGAACGCAGCAGCGGCAGTAGCAGCGGCCAACATGGGTTATCTGCCAGGCACGCGCATGATTTATCCAGGTGGCATTGATCTTCCGCCTGAGGCACTGCACATGATGACGGCTGATAAACGTCAAAAGCTTCACTTCCAATACAAGTGGCTGGAGCAAGAGTTGCAACAACACTTTCACAAGCTAagtcagcagcagcaacagcagttgCAGCATATGTCGCCCTCACAGTTAACCGCACATGCACCACCAGCACCAACAACAGTACTAAAACCCACCGCTACATTGCCAGTGCACGCGCGCGCTACGAGCGCCGCAAATGCCCAACACGTAAGCGCAGCGCCGACAGCAGGTATGCAGCAAATGACTGCGTCTGCGCCGTTGCCCGGCGCGCAACAAACGCCATTACAATATTTCTCCAACACTGGCGGTGGCGGTATGGTGAGCGCCGCCAGCAGCACCACCAGCAACACCACAGCCTCCATAAGCACCGGTATATTGCATAGCAACATATCCAATGCGGCCGCCAGCGGCACAAACAAAGTGGCCGATCTTGTGCAAGAACACATTACCAAGTTGATCTCACAGAATGAGGCAATAGTGGAGAATAAAGCGGTGcttttgcaaaagaaatatccgAAGGGTCTGAATCGCTCGCGTAGTTTTACGAATAATGGCGGTGGCAACAATAGCGGCGCGGCAGCCACCTCAACAGGCACTGCAGGTGGCAGCAACGTCAGTTTGGTCGCCACTACCGCGGTAGGCAGCGATAGCGCCACCAACGCTAGACTAGCGCAAGCGATTGTAcagaagcaacaacagcaacagttacaacaacaattgcagcagcagcaacactaCCAACAACAATTCCAGCAACAGCTAATGGCCGGCTCACAGGCTATGCAAATGCCACCGCCctcgcagcagcagcaacagcagcataTTGCACAGCTGCGTCTCGAGGAGCAACATCAACAGCATCaactgcagctgcaacaacaacagcaacagcaacatcacATGCAACCAAATGGTATTTCAAAGAATCTAATGTCAATGTCCAGCGCGACAAAGTCCAGCGGCATTTCAGGGCCTATGCCACAGCACTTACAAACTTTGCATTCGCAACCACAACGGCATCCAACCACATCCGCTTACAGACAGCAACAGCTGTCGACTGCGTTGCCACCAGAAACGCAACGCCCAACACCGTCACCTACAAGCAAGGATAACATGAACGCGATGCAGCAGATAAGCGCCGCCGCCAACTCAAATGCGCTGCCATTGAACCTCTCCGCTAAGCCGAAGCCGCGTCAGGAAGAACAAGCCGATACCATTCCAGCTAGCAACTTAGCCACCACAACGCCAAGCAATACACCGCGCAAGCGTCAGTCTATCGAAAACCAGATGTCCAATTCCAGCAATGATGGTTCCACCAACAGTTCGATGGTTACCGCGCCGCCAGCTGTTAGTAGCGGCACCGCCAATGCCAAGCAACCAACGAATGTTTCTATAATTAAGAATTTGCTGCTGAATGCGCGTGGTTTGGCGAAACCAACCGGCGAAGGTGAGGATGCTGTTTACAATTGTCCGCTCTGCTCGAATACCTTCCGCACGGCGGAGGACTTACAACTGCACAACAGCACATACTGCCAAGGTGCCGCAAGCGCGCCCATCAGTCCAGTATCGTCGCCTTCGTACCTCCACTTCCGCTCGAACTCGATGACATTGAATCTGCCCGAGCTGAAGAATACCATCTTAAGTTCACAAAATCCACTGCCGCTCGCTAAGCTGGCTTGGTATCAGCTACGCACCAAACCGAGTTCGTTGGTTTTAAGTCGACTTAGCGCTTCGCAGGCTGGCAGCTCAAAGGCTACTACAACCACGACTACTTCAGCGACATCCACCGCACCGACTAGTTCAACAAGTAGTAATAGCGTTGCCAATTGTGTTGCTTCGCCTAGAAGTACACCGCCTAATGGTCCACCGGCCAATTTGACGTTACCCGATCCGAACATTGTGCGTTTGATCGATGCACCACTGCCATCACCAGGTCCACTGTTGGGCAAAACACCACTTGTCGATTTTGGCAATACCAGCGAGACGCGTAAGTCGTCAGAAGATGTGATTATAACCAAAATGCATGAAGATCGTCAATTCGAGACACATACATCCGCGAAACGCGCTAAACTGGCTTCGGAAAGCAACGAGATATTTTCGCTAAATCAAACCTCAACCAGCAGCGGTAGTGGGGTGATGGCCGCAACGTCAAGCAAGCGCTTGACCATCAATAGCATTAGTGGCGGTGATATACAGCTGCTGCCCAACACCAGCACCAGCGACCTGAGCAAAAAGGAGGAACGCATGCGCCGCTTCACCTCTTCCGGCGGCTGTATAATACCACTCTCGGAGTGCAGTGATGTGGATAAGAGCACAAAAATGATACGTACACCCTTGCTCTCAGGCGGCAGTTTTCAGGAAGTCTCACCCAAACCGAAGGATAAGGAGAACAAAAGTGGTATTGCATTGCCCTTTCCGAACAGCAGTGCCTTCACGTCTAAACTAAGCTTGGTCGGTCTTGGTTTACCCACAAATGGGCCGCAGCATTTTCATCAGTTCTCCATCAACCCCATAACAGCATTCAATCCGTTAACGCTGCCACCTTTGCAGAGCATGACCGGTAGTGGTGAGAAAATAATACCACATGTACCCGGTATACCTGGACCAAATAGTCTAACACCCCAACTGCCACCACCGCAACATCTGCAGCTGCCGCAACCGGTACCACAACTGCTGACCGCAGGACGTTCGCTCAGTCCGAATCGTAAAAAGACACAAAGTCCGCTGTTAATTGCTAACAGTGTTAGTCCCAAATCTATGACGATGTCGTCGCAGGAAAATCTCAAATCTGCATCACCATTTCGTAGCGCGCAAAATGCACCCAACGAGTTCGAGCGTGCAACAGGCATGCGTGCGGCACGCAATTGGAATTCGCAAGCTGCAGCAGGCTCGACAAGCAAGCCAAATAGTTTGGATGTGCCGAAGAAGCCATTTAATTTCACACGCATGGCTGACAATATAAGTCCACGCAAAGGTGGGAGCGCCAATGTGCCAAAAAGCTCACCACCCGAGGGTGAAGTGCGTCACTTCAATTTCGATCATTTAACTAAGGATGTGGAGACTGGCACCAGTACACCGGCAAACTCTGCACTCACACCACTACATGTTGATATTAGTGCCAGCGCCGCGTCTGGCAATAGCAACAGCTCGGAGCCCACCGACGCCGAGAGGAAGAAATCTAAATTTCTGCGACCAACCAGTCTGCCGCTCAAACCAGGCACATTCACACCGAAAAGACATCACGGCATCACACCAAATGCCAACACACTGCCGCTTATTTCACCGGAGACACCACGCCAATCCAAGTCTTGCGTACAACTCTATTTGAACGGACATGCCTACACATATTTAGGACTCAAATGTAGCACCAAAATGTTCTACTGCACCGTCAACTGTCCGCAGGCTTCTTATGTGGCGGGCGCACAGAAGCTCTCCATGTACAGCGTTTGGAAGGTTTGCGCGGAAAACAATCCACACCCGTTGGGCTTTAAACCGAAGTTGGTGATGTCCTTGTATGACTCACGTCAGAAGAGCTCGACCAGCACTATGGCCGGCATGAATAAGCTCCCCTACACTTTGGTTGTCTCGCAGCAGACCGTTATGACACCCTTCGAGAACAATCAGGGTCAGTATCTGCATCATCAATTAAAGCAAATCTCACTTAACACCAATACTACGGAGAGCGCCGACCAGTTGAAGAAGATTAGCGCCGGTAGTAGCGGTAGCAGCAGTGGTAGTAGTGGCAGTGCAGATGGCAGTAGCAAGAAAGAGCCATCGGCTAGCCAAATGTTAGTTGGTGGCTATGAATCGCATGAGGACTACACCTATATACGTGGACGTGGTCGTGGCCGATATGTCTGCTCGGAGTGCGGCATTCGTTGTAAAAAACCTTCGATGCTGAAGAAACATATACGTACCCATACGGATGTACGTCCATACACTTGTAAACATTGCAATTTCAG CTTTAAGACAAAAGGCAATCTAACGAAGCACATGCAGTCAAAGACGCATTTCAAGAAATGCCTTGAACTCGGCATTAACCCTGGACCAATGCCGGCTGATGGTGAATTTCTCGAACCGGAACCAGAGTTCGATCAACAATCGACCACATCGGCTGGTGGACGCACGTCGTCCATACCAGGCGAATCGGACTCGGACGATTACAGTGATAACGAGTCCGAAAGCAGCGGTAGGC ATACGGACGAGTCGAAGTCGCGTCTGCTCGAGCATGAAGCGGCGCGTGGCTTGCTTTCGCTCTCTATGACACCACCCATCGGACAAAGCATTTCACCACATCCGAAAACTGAGCCATACCCATATCAACAGCATGGCGAACGCGTAGAAACAGCCGCTATGTCGTTTGTGGGCCAGACAAGCATGGCAACAACAGCAGTCACAACAACCTGTGCGTCAACTGGTAGCACACATCCCACCGGTATTAAACGTGTCATATCATTCAGTTCACCCAAACCACCGTTCGACTATCAGAAACAAGAGCAATACTACTCCAATCCCGAAGAGTCAAAGCCGAAACCCAATAATAACGCCGCTGCAGCGAGTTATGAAAGTGCACCCATAGATCTCACCAAGCCACGTGCTGCCGTAAGTGTAACGAGCTCGTCTGTAACGGCCAGCACAGCTGCAGTTCAGTTGAGCAATACAGCGCTTGCAGAAGAATACAGTGGCAGCACAGCAGTGCCGCTGAGTGGTCCGCCAGTACAAACACAAGCGCAAATACGTGATGTGATCTTCGGCAATAGCAACAATGAATCTGGTTTCTTGAAGACACTCATATCAGTGTCGGACAAGGTGCGTAGCTCCACTGAAATGCTTGAGAACTACAAGAATGGCGATGAGCTTTCGCAAGCCTACCAATACCACAAGGCATTCCAATACCATAAAATCAAGCAAATCCAAATGAACCAGAGCTTCCCCGATGCCGTCAATGTGAACGCTATCAATCAAAATCTCGCCAGCACAACAAACATGAGTACCGTAAGTGTAGCGGGCGCTGGAGCCAACATAGCGCTCACAACAACAGCGACTGCAAGCAGCGGTGTGCGTATTTCAGAGAGCATAGCCACGACAGTGTTAACCAACGATACCACAGATGCCACAGACAGTCCACCGAACAAATCCTCAGCCGCCACCTCGAACAAAGTGGAGAGGGAGAAGAACACAACTGAGTTGCAAGTACCCACAATCGAAGTCAATGCAGCACCAACGGAAGAGTCGAAGAGCGAACAAACAGTGGCTCCAGCAACAGCCGCAACAGCTGCAAGCACTAATAAAGTTAATGTTTCGAGCAGCAATGCCACTAATACCAAACCAATACCCACAAAGTCCAACGTGCCTGCGGCTTGTAAATCATCCGATGAAGGTGAAGATAGTGAATACATTTCCGATCAGGAACAACCAGCAGCAGGCCATACCGCGAAACGCAGTCGAAACGTCAGCAATacagcaagcaacaacaatacaacaaacaCAGAGTCGCATAATGCTAAGTTGCCTGCGGTTGTGGCACAACCGGGAACTACCGATTTCACAGGCGTGCTTTCGGCACCTGGACGTACAGTCGTTGTTGGCGAAGATGGTCTAAAGAAGTCTGGTAATAATGAAATTCAACCCGTCTATCGCGTACGCATGTCACCCGATGGACGGCCGGTGTGTAAAGTTTGTACCAAAACGTTCCAGACACAAGGCCAATTGTctttacatatgaatatacacTACATGGAGCGCAAGTTCCGCTGTGAGCCATGCGGCGTATCTTTCCGCACGCAAGGTCATCTGCAGAAGCATGAACGCGCCGAAGCGCATAAGAATAAAGTCATGATGACGTCCACCTTCGGCGTGCCTACAACTTCCAACCCACGTCCTTTCGAGTGTACCGACTGTAAAATCGCCTTTCGCATACACGGGCATCTCGCCAAGCACTTGCGCTCTAAAACACATGTACAAAAATTGGAGTGCTTACAGAAACTGCCCTTCGGCACTTATGCCGAGATCGAAAGAGCCGGCATTAGTCTCACCGAGATTGATACCAGCGACTGTGAGAACTCGCTGATCTCGCTGAAAACACTTGCACAAAAACTCATCGAAAAGGATCCGAACAAATTGGGCAGCTACACAACACCTTCGGGCATGAGTGTCGGCAGTGGACTGAGTGGCGCCAGCGGTGCTATGGGCGAGTCAGCTGGCATAAGTAACAATCACAGCGCAATTGTGTCGCAAGATAGCGCATCGGAGGACGACTTCAGCGCTGCTACAATTGCAGCGGCCACAGCTATTGCCTCGCTGGACAACGATAGCGCTACGAACACGCCGAAACGCACTAACTCAACCTCGGAAGACGAAGCCATCGCAAGCGGTTTGAATAATAATCTCAAACGCCGTCTGCCCGGCAACTTCAGCAATGGCGAAGAGAGCGACAATCCCACCGAGAGTGCGAGCAGCGAGAAACGTGCGCGCGTCTCCTCACTCTCCAGCATCGGTGCGGCCAGCGCCACCGCTGCGGTCGGCTCACCCGCATCGATCACCTCGTCGAATGCATCGTCAAATAACTGA